Proteins from one Bactrocera neohumeralis isolate Rockhampton chromosome 3, APGP_CSIRO_Bneo_wtdbg2-racon-allhic-juicebox.fasta_v2, whole genome shotgun sequence genomic window:
- the LOC126752998 gene encoding tyrosine-protein kinase Dnt, with amino-acid sequence MCMSVSAEVYYVREGHVNNYALNFVVPVPANIRDITFTWQSLAGRPLPYSINVITSEPEVLPRPLMVIPQIGEIPTSVQTFTIGLKCSGIRASEVDVSISLEVILNRALNNVTHLVFRRKKMCLLVEPEEDNTVHGPVLLETAVPPPTGMLTIIVGSSLALALVIVLLLTAYCVRRSAKRQNHGQPMRTSSFQRLNTHASCQQSATYNGHPSIIASIQSSLPRKVQVEPQHPEELHRRISELTVERCRVRLSSLLQEGTFGRVYRGTYNDNQDVLVKTVAQHASQMQVSLLLQEGMSLYGASHQGILSVLGVSIEDHTTPFVLYSAPNTTRNLKLFLLDPSCARTITTVQIVMMSTQLAQALVHLHSHGVVHKDIATRNCVIDDQLRVKLSDSSLSRDLFACDYNCLGDSENRPVKWLSLEALQHKQFSEASDSWAFGVLMWELCTYAKQPYSEVDPFEMEHYLKDGYRLAQPFNCPDELFTIMAYCWALLPGERPSFAQLNACLSEFYAQVTRYV; translated from the exons ATGTGCATGA GTGTCTCTGCCGAAGTGTACTATGTACGCGAAGGCCACGTCAATAATTACGCGCTTAATTTTGTTGTACCAGTGCCGGCGAATATACGTGACATCACGTTCACCTGGCAAAGTTTAGCCGGTCGACCGCTACCGTATAGCATTAATGTAATTACATCAGAACCGGAGGTCTTGCCAAGACCCTTAATGGTTATACCACAAATCGGCGAGATACCAACTAGCGTACAGACATTTACGATCGGTCTAAAATGCTCAGGCATTCGCGCTTCCGAAGTGGACGTCTCGATTTCCTTAGAGGTTATACTCAATCGAGCTCTTAACAATGTGACTCATTTGGTATTTAGAcgcaaaaaaatgtgtttgcttGTCGAGCCAGAGGAAGATAACACGGTGCATGGACCGGTGCTGCTAGAGACTGCTGTACCACCACCAACAGGTATGCTGACCATCATTGTGGGTAGCTCTTTGGCGTTAGCGCTTGTCATAGTACTGCTATTAACCGCTTACTGTGTACGACGCTCGGCAAAGCGTCAAAATCATGGTCAACCGATGCGCACATCAAGCTTTCAGCGTCTTAATACGCATGCTTCATGTCAGCAGTCTGCCACCTACAATGGTCACCCATCTATAATTGCATCGATACAAAGCTCTCTGCCACGCAAAGTACAAGTAGAACCGCAACACCCGGAAGAGCTACACAGGCGTATATCGGAGTTGACAGTGGAACGTTGTCGCGTGCGTCTCTCTAGTCTGCTGCAAGAGGGCACATTTGGACGCGTCTATCGAGGAACATATAATGACAATCAAGATGTGCTGGTGAAAACGGTGGCGCAGCATGCCAGCCAAATGCAAGTGTCTTTACTGCTGCAAGAAGGCATGTCTCTGTATGGAGCTTCTCATCAGGGCATTCTTTCGGTTTTGGGCGTCTCCATTGAAGATCATACGACGCCTTTTGTTCTATACTCTGCGCCGAACACTACTCGTAATCTGAAACTTTTCCTCCTTGATCCATCTTGCGCAAGAACCATAACTACCGTACAAATAGTAATGATGTCCACACAGTTGGCCCAAGCTCTGGTTCACTTACATAGTCATGGCGTTGTACATAAGGATATAGCAACGCGAAACTGTGT taTTGATGATCAATTGCGTGTGAAACTGTCGGACAGTTCTCTGTCCCGCGATCTCTTTGCTTGCGACTACAATTGTTTAGGTGACAGTGAAAACCGTCCAGTGAAATGGCTTTCTTTGGAAGCTTTACAGCACAAACAGTTTTCGGAAGCGAGCGATTCGTGGGCGTTCGGCGTACTTATGTGGGAattatgcacttatgccaaGCAACCATACTCGGAGGTGGATCCCTTCGAGATGGAACATTATCTGAAAGATGGTTATCGATTAGCGCAGCCGTTCAATTGTCCGGACGAAct CTTCACGATAATGGCCTACTGTTGGGCGCTTCTACCGGGCGAGCGTCCATCATTCGCTCAACTAAACGCCTGTCTCTCGGAGTTTTACGCCCAAGTGACACGTTATGTGTAA